The Panicum hallii strain FIL2 chromosome 5, PHallii_v3.1, whole genome shotgun sequence genome contains the following window.
CCTCTGCCTTGCACACGAGGAACCGGAGAACACACAGAGAGTATAAGCAGCGACTGGGAAGGAGGAGGTAGTAGTAGTGCTAGCAGGCTGTAGCGTCCAGCCCAATCTTGGGGCGTGAGATGTTGGGTCCGTCGAATAATCCATCCAATCAGTATCACTTCCTGTGCGGGCTGAACTTGGGGCACGCCGGGCTGAAGTGCTTGGACAGCACCCTGGAGTTGAGCAGCTCGATGATTGGGCCGAACGACACGCACCTGGGCGCCTTGTACTGGTTGATGGACGCGCCACGCGAGATGGCGTAGTCCATCACCTCCTCGAAGGTGCCGCCGCGCACCACCCGGATCTCCAGCGGCCCGATGGCGTCGCCGTTCCGGAGCTGCCGGTACACGGAGTTGAGCGCCTCCTCCATCTCCAGGCAGCAGCGCTCGAACACGGCCGCCTCGGGCATCCTCCCCCCCGCGCCCTCCCGCACCATCAGCTCCCAGTACACCACGTAGTGCCCCGGGATGGTGGCGGCGTCCGCCTGGCTCGTGTACTCCACGATGCCGGCGCCGTACGGCGCCagaagcgccgccgcgcgctccACGGCCGCCTGCAGCTCCGCCTCGTCCGTCTTGTCCGAGTCGATGCTCAGGAGCACGTTCTTGCGGCGCACGAACCGGAACTGCGGCGCCGCGTTGTGGAACCCGGTCACCTGCAGGATGTCGCCGACGCGGTAGCGGCAGAGCCCCGCGTAGGTGGTGATCACCAGCTCGTACTCCTTCCCCACCTCGGCGTCCGCCAGGTCCAccagccgcggcggcgggccgtCGTCCctgccggccgccggctcgccgGCCGCCGGGTCGTGCGGCAGCAGCTCGAAGTAGCCCATGTTGGGCATGATGGTGTAGGACACCTCCGACGGGTCGCACATGGGCCGGAGGTTCAGCCCGAAGTAGCACTCGGAGGAGGCGTACATGGTGCACGCCATGGGCAGCCCGCCGCTGTAGTACCTCAGCGTCGGGATGTACTGCGCCATGGCGCCCGTCACGATCACGTCCAGGTACTTGGTGTTGGGCCACACCCTGGTGATGACGCCCTCCCAGCTGTCCTTGGCGCACTCGA
Protein-coding sequences here:
- the LOC112891931 gene encoding probable indole-3-acetic acid-amido synthetase GH3.2, whose amino-acid sequence is MAPTEAAAAAAAKGRVTALGVAACERDAEKLEFIEEKTKNFDAEQARVLAEILARNGGAEYLRRHGMEGRTDRAAFKARVPVVTYEDLRPEIERIANGDRSSIISSHPITEFLTSSGTSAGERKLMPTIEDELNRRQMLYSLLMPVMNLYVPGLDKGKGLYFLFIKSETKTPGGLPARPVLTSYYKSDHFKHRPYDPYNVYTSPTAAILCTDSFQSMYAQMLCGLLARTEVLRVGAVFASGLLRAIRFLQLHWKELAHDIRTGTLSARVTEPSIRAAVAEVLAPDGGLADFVEVECAKDSWEGVITRVWPNTKYLDVIVTGAMAQYIPTLRYYSGGLPMACTMYASSECYFGLNLRPMCDPSEVSYTIMPNMGYFELLPHDPAAGEPAAGRDDGPPPRLVDLADAEVGKEYELVITTYAGLCRYRVGDILQVTGFHNAAPQFRFVRRKNVLLSIDSDKTDEAELQAAVERAAALLAPYGAGIVEYTSQADAATIPGHYVVYWELMVREGAGGRMPEAAVFERCCLEMEEALNSVYRQLRNGDAIGPLEIRVVRGGTFEEVMDYAISRGASINQYKAPRCVSFGPIIELLNSRVLSKHFSPACPKFSPHRK